From the Pseudomonadota bacterium genome, one window contains:
- a CDS encoding NAD-dependent epimerase/dehydratase family protein gives MRYLITGTTGFIGPYLIRKLTSLGHTCRCLIRKGSNTDALKDFDVEYVTGDITDPATLYYITEGMDCLIHMATIGHMNNFTVSEAMFDEVNVRGTSNIMKAALSAGINKIVHCSSVAAMGISQDIPATEKSECYPHHPYGRSKLKAEKEVLRMFKQEKLPAIIIRFSMVYGPGDKRDMLKLIRMAKKGLFPKVGKKAKLTPLIHVEDAVEGILAAVEKGMPGEIYLITNPQSEEFDNIRKTIQQALGIRKTVLYIPEWLALAGALFAEKTFSLFGKTPPVSRKNIESTLADRVFSIEKAQKELGFNPIISPYDGIKDTVDWYKKKGWI, from the coding sequence GTGCGATATTTAATAACCGGTACAACCGGTTTTATAGGACCTTATCTTATTCGAAAATTGACTTCTCTTGGCCATACCTGCAGATGTCTTATTCGAAAAGGAAGTAATACCGATGCCCTGAAAGATTTTGATGTTGAATATGTTACTGGTGACATTACTGACCCTGCGACTCTATATTATATCACCGAGGGTATGGATTGCCTCATTCATATGGCAACAATAGGTCATATGAATAATTTTACAGTAAGCGAAGCCATGTTCGATGAAGTAAATGTACGGGGAACTTCAAACATCATGAAAGCAGCTCTGTCGGCAGGTATTAACAAGATCGTGCATTGCAGCTCAGTTGCCGCTATGGGAATAAGCCAGGATATTCCTGCAACAGAAAAAAGCGAATGCTACCCTCATCATCCTTATGGCAGAAGCAAATTAAAAGCTGAAAAAGAAGTTCTGCGCATGTTTAAGCAAGAAAAGCTGCCTGCTATCATAATAAGATTTTCTATGGTGTACGGCCCTGGCGATAAAAGAGACATGTTAAAACTTATCCGCATGGCAAAAAAGGGGTTGTTCCCGAAAGTTGGCAAAAAAGCCAAGCTGACTCCGCTTATACATGTTGAAGATGCCGTGGAAGGAATTCTGGCAGCAGTAGAAAAAGGCATGCCGGGAGAAATTTATCTGATAACAAATCCACAATCCGAAGAGTTTGACAACATACGTAAAACTATTCAGCAAGCACTGGGTATTCGTAAAACTGTATTGTATATTCCGGAATGGTTGGCATTAGCAGGAGCTTTATTTGCCGAAAAGACATTTTCACTTTTTGGGAAAACACCTCCGGTTTCCAGAAAAAATATAGAATCTACTTTGGCAGACAGGGTTTTTTCAATTGAAAAGGCACAAAAAGAGCTGGGGTTTAATCCTATAATAAGCCCTTATGATGGAATTAAAGATACTGTGGATTGGTATAAAAAAAAGGGGTGGATATAA